One part of the Streptomyces ferrugineus genome encodes these proteins:
- a CDS encoding ATP-dependent helicase — protein sequence MSSSFSTRRLSHPQVRQGTRGAYRLVRTPAVRAAPPRLDAAQRAVVDHEAGPLLVLAGPGTGKTTTLVESVAARIARGGDPERILVLTFSRKAAVELRDRMALRIGAARAPQATTFHSLCYALVRAHQDSDLFVEPLRLLSGPEQDVTVRELLAGQPGLERLGLAHVRWPDELRACLTTRGFADEVRAVLARSRELGLGPDALDAFARRIGRPDWRAAASFLAEYLDVLDMQGVLDYAELVHRAVLLARRPEVAARLAARYDAVYVDEYQDTDPAQVRLLHALAGGGRTLVALGDPDQSIYAFRGADVNGILEFPHAFPRADGRPAPVEVLRTSRRSGAALLAATRLLTQRMPLTRLPAVKVRAHRELAPVHEGGRVEVFTYPTPGTELDNIADILRRAHLEDGVPWRDMAVLVRAGSRTIPTVRRALTAAGVPLDIDGDDLPLRHEPAVAPLLTALRAVAAAEAADGGARHESPGDDARHESPGDDARHESPGDDARHDSPGDHVRQQESDPAGSDSTDEPAASWLDTETALTLLASPLAGMDAADLRRLGRALREEERAAGIPLPPPSDELLARALAEPERLAVHDPTYARGAQRLGALLRKARERLAGGGTAEEALWDLWEGTPWPTRLERIARRGGAAGRNADRDLDAVCALFATAARAEERIGGRGALNFLEEIDAEDIAADTLTRRAVRPDAVRLMTAHRSKGLQWRLVVVAGVQEGLWPDLRRRGSLLEADRIGRDGLAEPLTPGALLAEERRLFYVAATRARERLVVTAVKAPADDGDQPSRFLTELGVEPRDVTGRPRRPLSVAALVAELRATTVDPRVSETLREAAARRLARLAALADEDGRPLVPAAHPYRWWGMFEPTESKVPLRNRDQPVVLSGSALDQLANTCALQWFLGREVKADAPATAAQGFGNVVHVLADEVASGHTPADLAVLMERLDSVWNALAFDAPWKSAQEKDNARVALERFLKWHVMDRAGRTPVASEHDFDVTLEAGDFEVRIRGQMDRVEADGDGRAYVVDFKTGKQAPSAAEVAHHPQLAVYQLAVREGAVDEAFDGVRPEPGGAELVQLRQGAAKRDGGETLPKVQGQQPLDGPEGEWVGDLLATAAGKVLDERFTPNAGQHCTHCAFRASCSARPEGRHVVE from the coding sequence GTGAGCTCCTCTTTTTCCACCAGGCGCCTGTCGCACCCCCAGGTGCGACAGGGGACCCGTGGCGCTTACCGGCTGGTGCGTACCCCCGCGGTGCGAGCGGCTCCCCCTCGTCTGGACGCCGCACAACGCGCCGTGGTTGACCACGAGGCCGGTCCACTGCTCGTCCTCGCAGGTCCGGGCACCGGCAAGACCACCACACTGGTCGAGTCGGTCGCGGCGCGCATCGCCCGTGGCGGGGACCCCGAGCGCATCCTGGTGTTGACGTTCAGCCGCAAGGCCGCGGTGGAACTGCGCGACCGCATGGCGCTGCGCATAGGCGCGGCCCGTGCCCCGCAGGCGACCACCTTCCACTCGCTCTGCTACGCCCTGGTCCGCGCCCACCAGGACAGCGACCTGTTCGTCGAGCCACTGCGGCTGCTGTCCGGCCCCGAGCAGGACGTGACCGTGCGGGAGCTGCTCGCCGGCCAGCCGGGCCTGGAGCGGCTCGGACTCGCCCATGTGCGCTGGCCGGACGAACTGCGCGCCTGTCTGACCACCCGCGGTTTCGCCGACGAGGTCCGCGCGGTCCTCGCCCGCAGCCGCGAGCTGGGCCTCGGCCCCGACGCCCTGGACGCCTTCGCCCGCCGCATCGGCCGGCCCGACTGGCGCGCGGCCGCCTCCTTCCTCGCCGAGTACCTGGACGTGCTCGACATGCAGGGCGTGCTCGACTACGCCGAACTGGTCCACCGCGCGGTCCTCCTCGCCCGCCGCCCCGAGGTCGCCGCGCGTCTCGCCGCGCGGTACGACGCCGTGTACGTCGACGAGTACCAGGACACCGACCCGGCGCAGGTACGGCTGCTGCACGCCCTCGCCGGCGGCGGCCGCACCCTGGTCGCCCTCGGCGACCCGGACCAGTCGATCTACGCGTTCCGGGGCGCCGACGTGAACGGAATCCTGGAGTTCCCGCACGCCTTCCCGCGCGCGGACGGCCGACCCGCGCCCGTGGAGGTCCTGCGCACCTCCCGGCGCTCCGGCGCCGCCCTGCTGGCCGCGACCCGGCTGCTGACCCAGCGCATGCCGCTCACCCGGCTCCCGGCGGTGAAGGTCCGCGCCCACCGCGAGCTCGCCCCCGTCCACGAGGGCGGCCGTGTCGAAGTCTTCACCTACCCGACACCCGGTACCGAGCTCGACAACATCGCCGACATCCTGCGCCGGGCCCACCTGGAGGACGGCGTTCCGTGGCGCGACATGGCCGTCCTGGTCCGCGCGGGGTCGCGCACCATCCCGACGGTGCGCCGGGCGCTCACGGCCGCCGGGGTGCCCCTTGACATCGACGGCGACGACCTGCCGCTCAGGCATGAGCCGGCCGTGGCACCACTGCTGACGGCACTGCGCGCGGTGGCCGCGGCGGAGGCGGCCGACGGGGGCGCACGACATGAGAGCCCCGGCGACGACGCACGACATGAGAGCCCCGGCGACGACGCACGACATGAGAGTCCCGGCGACGACGCACGACATGACAGCCCCGGCGACCACGTACGACAGCAGGAGAGCGACCCTGCTGGAAGCGACTCCACCGACGAGCCCGCCGCCTCCTGGCTCGACACCGAGACCGCCCTCACCCTGCTCGCCTCCCCCCTCGCCGGCATGGACGCCGCCGACCTGCGCCGCCTGGGGCGCGCCCTGCGTGAGGAGGAGCGGGCCGCGGGCATCCCCTTGCCGCCGCCCTCGGACGAGCTGCTCGCGCGGGCACTGGCCGAGCCGGAGCGCCTCGCGGTCCACGACCCCACGTACGCGCGTGGCGCCCAGCGTCTCGGCGCGCTGCTGCGCAAGGCCCGTGAACGCCTCGCGGGCGGCGGTACGGCCGAGGAGGCGCTGTGGGACCTGTGGGAGGGCACGCCCTGGCCCACGCGCCTGGAGCGCATCGCCCGCCGCGGCGGCGCGGCCGGCCGCAATGCCGACCGTGACCTGGACGCCGTCTGCGCGCTGTTCGCGACAGCGGCCCGCGCGGAGGAACGCATCGGCGGACGGGGCGCCCTGAACTTCCTGGAGGAGATCGACGCCGAGGACATCGCCGCCGACACCCTCACACGGCGTGCCGTGCGCCCCGACGCCGTGCGTCTGATGACCGCGCACCGCTCCAAGGGCCTGCAGTGGCGCCTGGTCGTCGTCGCCGGCGTCCAGGAGGGCCTGTGGCCGGACCTGCGCCGCCGCGGCTCCCTCCTGGAGGCCGACCGCATCGGCCGCGACGGACTCGCCGAACCGCTCACCCCGGGCGCGCTGCTGGCGGAGGAGCGCCGCCTGTTCTACGTCGCCGCCACACGCGCGCGTGAACGCCTCGTCGTCACAGCGGTGAAGGCCCCGGCCGACGACGGCGACCAGCCTTCCCGCTTCCTGACCGAACTCGGCGTCGAACCGAGGGACGTGACGGGCCGCCCGCGCCGTCCGCTGTCCGTCGCCGCACTCGTCGCCGAGCTCAGGGCCACGACGGTCGACCCGCGCGTGTCGGAGACCCTCAGGGAGGCCGCCGCCCGCCGACTGGCCCGGCTGGCGGCGCTCGCCGACGAGGACGGCCGCCCGCTGGTGCCCGCCGCGCACCCCTACCGCTGGTGGGGCATGTTCGAGCCGACCGAGTCCAAGGTGCCGCTGCGCAACCGCGACCAGCCCGTCGTGCTCTCCGGAAGCGCCCTGGACCAGCTCGCCAACACCTGCGCCCTGCAGTGGTTCCTGGGCCGCGAGGTGAAGGCCGACGCGCCCGCCACCGCCGCCCAGGGCTTCGGAAACGTGGTGCACGTCCTCGCCGACGAGGTCGCCTCCGGACACACCCCGGCCGACCTCGCCGTCCTCATGGAGCGCCTCGACTCGGTGTGGAACGCGCTCGCCTTCGACGCGCCCTGGAAGTCGGCGCAGGAGAAGGACAACGCGCGCGTGGCGCTCGAACGCTTCCTGAAGTGGCATGTGATGGACCGCGCGGGGCGCACGCCGGTGGCCAGCGAGCACGACTTCGACGTGACCCTGGAGGCCGGCGACTTCGAGGTGCGCATCCGCGGCCAGATGGACCGCGTCGAGGCCGACGGCGACGGACGCGCCTACGTCGTCGACTTCAAGACCGGCAAGCAGGCACCCAGCGCGGCCGAGGTCGCCCACCATCCACAGCTCGCCGTCTATCAGCTCGCCGTCCGCGAAGGAGCCGTCGACGAGGCCTTCGACGGCGTACGTCCCGAGCCGGGCGGTGCCGAACTCGTCCAGCTGCGCCAGGGCGCCGCCAAGCGCGACGGCGGTGAGACGCTGCCCAAGGTGCAGGGGCAGCAGCCACTGGACGGCCCGGAGGGGGAGTGGGTCGGCGACCTGCTCGCCACGGCGGCCGGCAAGGTCCTCGACGAGCGATTCACGCCCAATGCGGGGCAACACTGTACACATTGCGCGTTCCGGGCGTCGTGCAGTGCGCGGCCCGAGGGACGGCACGTGGTCGAGTAA
- a CDS encoding MGMT family protein yields the protein MSEESLPDGARQAHDDTRAEHADALPEYAERVLEVTELIPPGRVMTYGDVAEWLQEGGPRQVGRVMSLYGGAVPWWRVVRADGVLLPGHELRALEQYRAEGTPLKEASRAAEGHLPRLDLKRARWDGGERAQGHT from the coding sequence ATGAGTGAGGAGAGCCTTCCGGACGGCGCCCGTCAGGCCCACGACGACACCCGTGCGGAGCATGCGGACGCGCTGCCCGAGTACGCCGAGCGGGTGCTCGAGGTCACCGAGCTGATCCCGCCCGGGCGTGTCATGACGTACGGCGATGTCGCCGAGTGGCTTCAGGAGGGCGGCCCGCGGCAGGTGGGCCGTGTGATGTCCCTCTATGGGGGAGCCGTTCCGTGGTGGCGGGTGGTCCGCGCGGACGGCGTCCTGCTGCCCGGCCACGAGCTGAGAGCGCTGGAGCAGTACCGGGCGGAGGGCACGCCCCTGAAGGAGGCGAGCAGGGCCGCCGAGGGCCACCTGCCGCGCCTCGACTTGAAGCGCGCGCGGTGGGACGGCGGCGAACGCGCACAGGGTCACACCTGA
- a CDS encoding lysylphosphatidylglycerol synthase transmembrane domain-containing protein: MKQQGAHPEDAESTSDASSRPGPADADKKDTGERGEGGGKGEARKPVDASEAGRKAVEGKAAYDLEFEEAHADEVEGDEPLLPARVHRPSDLMRLLVGVLGIALLLAIAAFAHGTTSGLEQDINKGTGQAPDVFSKMAGLVSSIAILLVPVAFAIERLIKRDGLRIADGVLAAVLAHGVTLATDLWVARAAPESIRDALTQPSPGDVGSLTDPVHGYLAPVIAYMTAVGMSRRPRWRAVLWAVLVLYAFSMLVTGYTTPFSIVLTLLIGWTVAYGTLYAVGSPNVRPTGRTLMAGLRHVGFRPVSAAREEVSDTQETGDRGRRYFVTLEDGPPLDVTVVDREQQAQGFFYRAWRNLTLRGFATRSSLQSLRQALEQEALLAYAAIAAGANAPKLIATSELGPDAVMLVYEHSGGHTLDSLSDEEITDELLRGTWRQVKALQSRRIAHRRLVGDAILVDRSGKVIITDLRIGEIAANSLLLRMDISQLLVTLGLRVGAERAVASAVSVLGPDAVADCLPMLQPIALSRSTRATLRRLARERSQREREAVLEASRQSRHARSEETADDSGVVLDKPDKKTVRAQARAEKRAIDEALDEAREEDLLTQIRHEMLRIRPQAPVEPARLERVRPRTLISFIAGAIGAYFLLTQLTHIEFGPLISNAQWGWVAAAVLFSAASYFAAAMALLGFVPERVPFRRTVAAQVAGSFVKIVAPAAVGGVALNTRFLQRSGVRPGLAVASVGASQLFGLGAHILMLLSFGYLTGTEKTPSLSPSRTVIAGLLTVAVLVLVVTSVPFLRKFVVTRVRSLFAGVVPRMLDVLQRPQKLITGIGGMLLLTACFVMCLDASIRAFGSQGTSISIASVAVVFLAGNALGSAAPTPGGVGAVEATLTVGLIAVGLPSEVAAPAVLLFRLLTLWLPVLPGWLAFNHLTRKGAL, encoded by the coding sequence ATGAAGCAGCAGGGTGCGCACCCGGAGGACGCGGAAAGCACCTCTGACGCTTCGTCGCGCCCCGGCCCCGCGGACGCCGACAAGAAGGACACCGGCGAGCGCGGCGAAGGAGGCGGCAAGGGCGAGGCCAGGAAGCCGGTCGACGCGAGCGAGGCGGGCCGCAAGGCCGTCGAGGGGAAGGCCGCCTACGACCTGGAGTTCGAAGAGGCGCACGCCGACGAGGTCGAGGGCGACGAACCGCTGCTCCCCGCGCGCGTGCACCGCCCGTCCGACTTGATGCGGCTCCTGGTGGGCGTGCTGGGCATCGCCCTGCTGCTCGCGATCGCCGCGTTCGCGCACGGCACCACCTCGGGCCTGGAGCAGGACATCAACAAGGGCACCGGACAGGCGCCCGACGTGTTCAGCAAGATGGCCGGGCTGGTGTCCAGCATCGCGATCCTGCTCGTGCCGGTCGCCTTCGCCATCGAGCGGCTGATCAAGCGGGACGGGCTGCGCATCGCCGACGGCGTCCTCGCGGCGGTCCTCGCGCACGGTGTGACGCTCGCCACCGACCTGTGGGTCGCGCGGGCAGCCCCGGAGTCCATCCGGGACGCCCTCACCCAGCCCTCGCCCGGCGACGTCGGCTCACTCACCGACCCGGTGCACGGCTATCTCGCCCCGGTCATCGCGTACATGACGGCCGTGGGCATGTCCCGCAGACCCCGCTGGCGTGCGGTCCTGTGGGCGGTCCTGGTCCTGTACGCCTTCTCGATGCTGGTCACCGGCTACACCACGCCGTTCTCGATCGTCCTGACGCTGCTGATCGGCTGGACCGTCGCCTACGGCACGCTGTACGCGGTCGGCTCGCCCAACGTCCGTCCCACCGGGCGGACCCTGATGGCGGGCCTCAGGCACGTCGGTTTCCGCCCGGTGAGCGCGGCCCGCGAGGAGGTCTCCGACACCCAGGAGACCGGCGACCGCGGCCGGCGCTACTTCGTCACCCTCGAGGACGGCCCGCCGCTGGACGTGACCGTGGTCGACCGGGAGCAGCAGGCCCAGGGCTTCTTCTATCGCGCGTGGCGCAACCTCACGCTGCGCGGCTTCGCCACCCGCAGCAGCCTGCAGTCGCTGCGCCAGGCGCTCGAGCAGGAGGCGCTGCTCGCCTACGCGGCCATCGCGGCCGGTGCCAACGCGCCCAAGCTGATCGCCACCTCCGAGCTCGGCCCGGACGCCGTGATGCTGGTCTACGAGCACAGCGGCGGACACACCCTGGACTCGCTGTCGGACGAGGAGATCACCGACGAGTTGCTGCGCGGCACCTGGCGCCAGGTCAAGGCGCTGCAGTCGCGGCGTATCGCGCACCGCAGGCTGGTGGGTGACGCGATTCTGGTGGATCGTTCCGGCAAGGTGATCATCACCGACCTGCGCATCGGTGAGATCGCGGCCAACAGTCTGCTGCTGCGGATGGACATCTCCCAGCTGCTGGTGACCCTCGGCCTGCGGGTCGGCGCCGAGCGCGCGGTGGCCTCGGCGGTGAGCGTGCTCGGCCCGGACGCCGTGGCCGACTGCCTGCCGATGCTCCAGCCCATCGCGCTGAGCCGCTCCACGCGCGCGACGCTGCGCCGACTCGCGCGCGAGCGCTCCCAGCGCGAGCGTGAGGCGGTGCTGGAGGCGTCCCGGCAGTCCAGGCACGCGCGCAGTGAGGAGACCGCTGACGACTCCGGGGTGGTACTCGACAAGCCGGACAAGAAGACCGTACGGGCGCAGGCGCGGGCCGAGAAGCGGGCGATCGACGAGGCCCTGGACGAGGCGCGCGAGGAGGACCTGCTCACGCAGATCCGCCACGAGATGCTGCGGATCAGGCCGCAGGCGCCGGTCGAGCCGGCCCGCCTGGAGCGGGTGCGGCCGCGCACGCTGATCAGTTTCATCGCCGGTGCCATCGGCGCGTACTTCCTGCTGACCCAGCTCACCCACATCGAGTTCGGTCCGCTCATCTCCAACGCGCAGTGGGGCTGGGTGGCCGCGGCCGTGCTGTTCTCGGCGGCCAGCTACTTCGCGGCGGCGATGGCGCTGCTGGGGTTCGTGCCGGAGCGGGTGCCGTTCCGGCGGACCGTGGCCGCGCAGGTCGCCGGCTCCTTCGTGAAGATCGTCGCGCCGGCGGCGGTCGGTGGTGTCGCCCTGAACACGCGCTTCCTGCAGCGCTCGGGGGTGCGGCCGGGGCTCGCGGTGGCGAGCGTCGGCGCGTCGCAGCTGTTCGGGCTCGGCGCCCACATCCTGATGCTGCTGTCCTTCGGCTATCTGACCGGCACCGAGAAGACGCCGTCGCTGTCGCCGTCCAGGACCGTCATCGCGGGTCTGCTGACGGTCGCGGTGCTGGTGCTCGTGGTGACGTCGGTGCCGTTCCTGCGGAAGTTCGTCGTCACGCGCGTGAGGTCGCTCTTCGCCGGTGTCGTGCCGCGCATGCTCGATGTGCTCCAGCGGCCGCAGAAACTGATCACCGGCATCGGCGGCATGCTGCTGCTGACCGCCTGCTTCGTGATGTGCCTGGACGCGTCGATCCGCGCGTTCGGCAGCCAGGGGACGTCGATCAGCATCGCCAGCGTGGCCGTGGTGTTCCTCGCGGGCAACGCGCTCGGCTCGGCGGCCCCGACCCCCGGTGGCGTGGGCGCCGTGGAGGCGACCCTGACCGTCGGTCTGATCGCGGTGGGCCTGCCCAGCGAGGTCGCCGCGCCCGCGGTGCTGCTGTTCCGGCTGCTGACGCTGTGGCTGCCGGTGCTGCCGGGCTGGCTGGCCTTCAACCACCTGACCCGCAAGGGCGCGCTGTAG